The genome window GAATTCGAAATGCCAGGAAATGCACCAGTTGGTTACCTTCCGCGCTACCATCTCCGGGTAGTTGtcctggaagagggagaggatctGGTTGCTGGCGGCTCTGAGCTCCCGCTTTGGCATGTCCTTGAGGTCGGTGACCTGTATGATGGCGTTGACGCCCCCGGGCCTCAGGGTGAGCGCGCGCACGCCACGCTCCATGACCTGGACGCGCCAGCGGAGGAAGCGCGCGAGGCGGTCGCCGTCGCCGAAGACGCGCTCGTACATGTCCCTGTCTTTGAAGACGCCGTAGGCGTTGTAGCAGACGGGGTGGCCGTCGCGGTCCCAGCCGTGCATGTAGGCGACGATGCCCTCCAGGTCCTTGAAGCCCAGCTCCTCGTCCAGCACGGCGTCGGCGCCGAACTCGGCGCGCCAGGCGGCGCAGCGGAGCACCATGGCGTGGGCGTCGCGGACGCGGAAGTCCCGCGCGCGGAGGAACTTGAGGAGCACCACGTCGGCGCGCTCGTCGACCGGGGCGGCGTCGTCCGCCGCGGCGGGAGGGGAGCGAGGGTTCAGCGGGACGCCCCAGATGGAGATGGGGTCCGGGTGGGTGGCGAGCAGCGCCTTGAGGTCGGCGAGCGCGCGGAGCTCGGACGCCGGGAGCGCGGCCGCGACGTACGAGTCCTCCTTGAAAGAGGAGGAGCGGAGCAGCGCAGTGGCGTCCATGAGCGAGGACATGAGGCTGCGCTTGGCGCCCTTGGAGGTCGGGGCTGCCACGGGCGCGGGCGGCGGGGTGGTGGTCGGAGACATGACGGTGGCGTGGGGCTTGCGGACGTGCGGCGGGGTGGGGAGGGGAAGCTGGGAAGGGGACAAGGCGTCTGCGGGAATGGTGGGAGCTGCGGCGAGGAGAGGAGGAAGAGGTTTTGAAATGGGAGCAAGGATTTGGAGTGGAGCGGAAGAGCGTTATGATGGCCGCGCCTCGCTCGCGTGGGGTTGGGGTTGGGCCCGGCCGCCCGGCGGAGAAGGAAGAGGAGGGCCTGCCTGCTACCGGATCAGGATCGCTGCTGGCGCGgccgcccgttctcccgcgccgcCGATTTTAAGAGCGGACGACGAAAAACATGATCGAAGTGAAGGGACTCCCTCTAATGTTTAGATTATTGGTACTAAAATTTAGCATTATATTTTTAGCTAAATTTTACTTAGAGCATCTTCAAAAGTATTTCTAAATTTCACCTCTCTAAACTATCAATTGGAGAGTCATTTGTATCAAAAACATCTTTCTATATCTTTTCAATCTCCAACAAATTTTTTATATCTTATTTGCACTCTAAAGAGTTGTTTTCTATATTTAGTTAGCAAGAAACCCGAAATAGAAGATGATTATATTTGGATATTCATTTAGATAAACTGTTGGAGGGTATTTTAAAAAAAATCTATTTATATAGATTAGAAAGAATATAGAGAGCCTCTTAGAGTTGCTCGAAAACCACATAAGTGCTAAAAGTGAAATGTTAAACTTTATCATCCAATAGCAGTTTATctccttagagcaactccaagaaaTTAGATAAAAAGATTAGCCAAATTTAATGATTTAGCTACTCACTAAAATAGATTTTAGAGAAAAAAATGTAGGCTAATCCAACAGACTTGGTAAACCTACAGACTGAATAGAGAGTGAAGCAAACTATCCAAAAATGGAGAGCGAATATTGAGGGAtagagaaccactaaatttgaaGAGTCATTTACAGAGTCTATTGGATACACCTTTCTTCTAATATTAGCTAAATTTACCTTTATGAAACCATATACCTAGTCTCTTAGAGTTGCTCTTATGTTGTGCTAAACTTTAGTGTATGAGATCCAACCAGTCCTTAAGCCTATCACCAGCATCTCTCATATCACTTCCTCTATCCCACTTTATATTTTAAACTTTATTATGCAAACAATATTATTTACTGTGCAAAACAATATTTTACAACACTACATAAACGATCTACTAGACACTGAAATTACGATATATTTAGCGCCCCTTCTACCAAATATATCCTATGTACTCTTCCATCATAAAACTTTTATAACACATTCATTCCGTTAATCTTCTCTATCATCATATCATAAGGTAAGTTTTCACTCCCATCTTTCCTACGTTGTGATGCAAAATTTTAAGGGTGAAAGGGAGGCTAAGGATTCGTCGCCTCACTACGGAGACACACCCTTTTTCATCTGTTTCTTTGAGTTGTTATCCAGATGATCCTGAGATGGAATGTTTTTTAAATTTGAGTGATTGCATAGGATGAACGAATCCCGCGTCAACTAGTAAAACGGGTCCAGTTGTTCATGGAGTAGATAATTTTCATGAAGGTCGATTCTGGGCTCATGGAAATAACTCTGATTCCGACTCAGAGGTGGAAGAAAACATTGATTTACCAAAGGCATGTGAAGTTCCAAGCTCGATGGCGACATGTATGAGATAGCAAGTTTCAACACATGTATCGTCGTTGGTTCCACAACAAATCCCGTGTCAGATCCGAGTTATCTCCGATGCCATCAATAGCTTCCGGGCATAGGCCTGTTGGATCAATTTTTTCACCGTCGTTGGTGTCTGAGGCAAAACGAAATGAGCGACGCGCATGGTAGGGACGTCTTCCCACGCCAGCGTATTTTAGTGATTTTAATGAGATTCGAGCGTCGTTTTGAGTTGTAACTGCGATATTGTGTTCTTGCACTCGTTTTTTGGCTTTCTTATGTGCATTGCTGCGTTGTGTTTTTATTGGTGTATTCtatctccctcccttactctagttttGATTGTGATCATCTTGTAAGgatgtgagagactccaaattgtggagattcctcacaaacgagatattgttataagaaagaaAACCGTGGCACTCAAGTTGATATTagtgatcacttgagaggggttgagtgtagCCCTTGTTCGAAggaggacaccacaacgtggaggtaggctttGATCGAACAACGAGATAAAATCGATGTGTCTCGTGTCTCATTTACCTAATTGTGATTTTCATTCTTCCTAAGTTCCTAACTTGTTATATTGATCTAAGTTTAATACATATCTTgagagagcaatcaagtgaagggaACCTTGTCTCACTTCTCCCTCTCTCAAACTTGGTTTGATTTACACTAACTCCATTTTTAGACCAAGTTTGGATTGTTTTAAGTCATTTTtgaaagatcacctattcaccacctctaggtgctctcactaactAGAGTATGAGATTAtgtgttgtgcaaccatgtcaatcgcttgtggtgtgcaggtgtgcaACACAGGGACGATGGTCGACGGTGAAGTGAAGGTCATATGAGTTTGTGTCGATGGACCAGGAGTGACGAAGGACAAATGCTGGGACTTGACCGAGGGACCGGAGAATATGGGTGACTAGCATGCGTGAGGATGTGTGGAGTAGACCATGTTGCCGATGTGGTTGAGAACTAGCGAGACACATGTCCAGGACGTGGGGATGCGTATGTGGTACGCTACTCACGATGGTTTGGTGGTTGATCCTCAAAATCACCCAGCACTATGGATGGCGAATTTTGCCGAGTTTGGTCCTCAAAACTTGGCGATGTGGTTCCGACGGGAATCAGAGGCATCATGTGGCATCATGGCGAAGGGTGCGTCGAGGCAAAGCAACTTCGTGTAGAGTGTGTGGCCATCAGATGCATATCCTAGGAGTTAGTCCATTTTGCCTCTCGTTAAGTGGATGAGCTTTATGTATCTAGGGGTAGTTTAGACTAATGAAATAACCCCTATAAATAGGTGGGAGGGTTGTTGGAACACGCCTGGTGTTTATCTTCCATTTGTCAGCAACGATGAACTGAAGCACGAGATATTGATGAGAATATTTGTGATGGAAccgcccaagtaattaggcccacctacagttgtccttgtccaacggacctcagacaaccctgtaggtgcccctgaatcacttgacaagttcagtatctgcttttcttaccttcccaagagcgttttacccgtcctgcagacattacaagcatcggagttacgagaatgcggaagcaattacattaacttacctttatttaaaagtaagatagagttgaatgtttacagaccagaatataacctatgagtgcagagtaatattattacgcaccaagggaggcaaaaatccctcccgataagtatcaaacaaaagtttttatggaggatccATTCCTCGCACAGCTTTACTCCTGGTTTTCTTCTTTtgataccaccttagaacagaagcaacaaaagttggttgcttcctcacctaaaaacaacatgagacaaagccctgagtacgaagtgtactttcgcaagacttagccgccaaagtaaaagactctcaaggatatgctggatttgggaatcaaggagaggctttagcaagaatcaacttagataattttgcagaaatagcttactaaagtgtccttactttcaatattttaacgccagattaaatattaatagacttagtttgcacctagtctaatttcaccatctcatcaatacaacatcatttttactcataatgttcacatcctg of Zea mays cultivar B73 chromosome 8, Zm-B73-REFERENCE-NAM-5.0, whole genome shotgun sequence contains these proteins:
- the LOC100281982 gene encoding patellin-5; the protein is MSPTTTPPPAPVAAPTSKGAKRSLMSSLMDATALLRSSSFKEDSYVAAALPASELRALADLKALLATHPDPISIWGVPLNPRSPPAAADDAAPVDERADVVLLKFLRARDFRVRDAHAMVLRCAAWRAEFGADAVLDEELGFKDLEGIVAYMHGWDRDGHPVCYNAYGVFKDRDMYERVFGDGDRLARFLRWRVQVMERGVRALTLRPGGVNAIIQVTDLKDMPKRELRAASNQILSLFQDNYPEMVARKVFINVPWYFSVLFSMISPFLTERTKSKFVIAREGNVAETLYKFIRPELVPVQYGGLSRTGDLENGPPKPASEFTIKGGEKVFLEIDGIEAGATITWDLVVGGWDLEYGAEYVPAAEDSYTLCVEKTRMVSATAEEPVHNAFTAREAGKMVLSIDNSGSRKRKVAAYRYFVRKSSA